A window of the Bradyrhizobium ottawaense genome harbors these coding sequences:
- the tcuA gene encoding FAD-dependent tricarballylate dehydrogenase TcuA: MVDFNRKFDVLVIGGGNAALCAAISARRAGASVLVLEGAPKFYRGGNTRHTRNMRCAHDAATEILTGPYTEEEFWQDLLLVTGGQTDEELARFMIHESKDILNWVVEQGVRWQPSLGGTLSLGRTNSFFLGGGRAMLNALYLTAEKLGVEIVYDAEVTGLQIEDGMFLGATLKQPINGATEIRTSALVAAAGGFEANIEWLKQYWGDAADNFLIRGTPYNRGSILKMLLDNGVQDIGDPTQCHAVAIDARAPKFDGGIITRHDSVVFGIVVNKHAQRFYDEGEDIWPKRYAIWGRLVAAQPDQIAYIIFDSSVVTSFMPTLFPPIGAPTIAELAAKLELDPAALEKTLADFNAAVQPGTFDHTILDDCRTEGITPAKTHWARKIDAPPYLAYPVRPGITFTYLGTRVNKQSRMVMKDGKPSANMFAAGEIMAGNVLGKGYAAGIGMTIGSVFGRVAGREAARNAKN, translated from the coding sequence ATGGTGGATTTTAATCGCAAATTTGATGTGCTGGTGATCGGCGGCGGCAACGCCGCGCTGTGCGCCGCGATCAGCGCCCGGCGCGCGGGCGCTTCCGTGCTGGTGCTGGAGGGCGCGCCGAAATTCTACCGCGGCGGCAACACCCGCCACACCCGCAACATGCGCTGCGCCCATGACGCGGCGACCGAAATCCTCACCGGCCCCTACACCGAGGAGGAGTTCTGGCAGGACCTGCTGCTAGTGACCGGCGGCCAGACCGACGAGGAACTGGCGCGCTTCATGATCCACGAGTCCAAGGACATCCTGAACTGGGTCGTCGAACAGGGCGTACGCTGGCAACCCTCGCTCGGCGGCACGCTCAGCCTTGGCCGCACCAATTCGTTTTTCCTCGGCGGCGGCAGGGCGATGCTGAACGCGCTCTATCTCACCGCCGAAAAACTCGGCGTCGAGATCGTCTACGACGCCGAGGTGACCGGCCTGCAGATCGAGGACGGCATGTTTCTCGGCGCCACGCTGAAGCAGCCGATCAACGGCGCCACCGAAATCCGCACCTCCGCTCTGGTCGCGGCCGCCGGCGGTTTTGAGGCCAACATCGAATGGCTGAAGCAATATTGGGGCGATGCCGCCGACAATTTCCTGATCCGCGGCACGCCATATAACCGCGGTTCGATCCTGAAGATGCTGCTCGACAACGGCGTGCAGGACATCGGCGATCCCACCCAGTGCCACGCGGTCGCGATCGACGCCCGCGCGCCGAAATTCGACGGCGGCATCATCACCCGCCATGACTCGGTGGTGTTCGGCATCGTCGTCAACAAGCACGCCCAGCGTTTCTACGACGAGGGCGAGGACATCTGGCCGAAGCGTTATGCGATCTGGGGCCGGCTGGTCGCAGCGCAGCCCGACCAGATCGCCTACATCATCTTCGATTCCAGCGTCGTGACCAGCTTCATGCCGACGCTGTTCCCGCCGATCGGTGCGCCCACCATCGCCGAACTTGCGGCCAAGCTCGAACTCGATCCGGCAGCACTTGAGAAGACGCTCGCCGACTTCAACGCCGCGGTGCAGCCCGGCACCTTCGATCACACCATTCTCGACGATTGCCGCACCGAAGGCATCACGCCGGCGAAGACGCACTGGGCGCGCAAGATCGATGCGCCGCCTTATCTGGCCTATCCGGTGCGGCCCGGCATCACTTTCACTTATCTTGGCACCCGCGTGAACAAGCAGTCGCGCATGGTGATGAAGGACGGCAAGCCCTCCGCCAACATGTTCGCGGCCGGCGAGATCATGGCCGGCAACGTGCTCGGCAAGGGCTACGCCGCCGGCATCGGCATGACCATCGGCAGCGTGTTCGGACGGGTGGCGGGACGGGAAGCCGCCAGGAATGCCAAGAACTGA
- a CDS encoding MFS transporter: MSQTDNSEIPQIKSRIGAILRATSGNFLEQFDFFLFGFYASYIAKAFFPSENETAALLNTFGVFWLGALMRPVGAIVLGAYIDRIGRRKGLIVTLAIMALGTVTIAFCPTYATIGVAAPAIVLIGRLLQGFSAGVELGGVSVYLAEISTPGNRGFYTSFQSASQQVAIFVAAIIGFALSEAMPAATVAAWGWRIPFFIGCLIIPFIFFLRRTLEETPAFLAMKKHPSTSEVFSSAAVNWKIIVLGMMMAVLTTTTFYFVTVYTPTFGKTVLKLSTQEALIVTLLVAVMNFIWNPVGGAVSDRIGRKPVLLTIACLALVTAYPVLNWLVAAPTFGKMLAVEMMFSFYFGVYSGTMLGALVEVVPAHVRTTCFSLAFALAAGLFGTFTPFASTWLIDHTGDKASPGYWLMCAAALGIVAALVIYRGGKTIATRDVVPA, translated from the coding sequence ATGTCGCAGACGGACAATTCGGAAATACCGCAGATCAAATCGCGTATCGGCGCCATCCTGCGCGCCACCAGCGGCAATTTCCTCGAGCAGTTCGACTTCTTCCTGTTCGGTTTCTACGCCTCCTACATCGCCAAGGCGTTCTTCCCATCCGAGAACGAGACCGCCGCCCTGCTCAACACCTTCGGCGTGTTCTGGCTGGGCGCGCTGATGCGCCCGGTCGGCGCGATCGTGCTCGGCGCCTATATCGACCGCATCGGCCGCCGCAAGGGCCTCATTGTCACGCTGGCGATCATGGCACTCGGCACGGTAACGATCGCCTTCTGTCCGACCTATGCGACCATCGGCGTGGCTGCTCCGGCCATCGTGCTGATCGGCCGCCTGCTGCAGGGCTTCTCTGCCGGCGTCGAACTTGGCGGCGTGTCGGTCTACCTCGCGGAGATTTCCACCCCCGGCAACCGCGGCTTCTATACTTCGTTCCAGTCCGCCAGCCAGCAGGTCGCGATCTTCGTCGCCGCGATCATCGGCTTCGCGTTGAGCGAGGCCATGCCGGCGGCAACCGTGGCGGCATGGGGATGGCGAATCCCGTTCTTCATCGGCTGCCTGATCATTCCCTTCATTTTCTTCCTCCGGCGGACGCTGGAGGAAACGCCGGCGTTCCTGGCGATGAAGAAGCATCCGAGCACGTCGGAAGTCTTCAGCTCGGCGGCGGTCAACTGGAAGATCATCGTGCTCGGCATGATGATGGCCGTCCTGACCACCACGACCTTCTACTTCGTCACCGTCTACACGCCGACCTTTGGCAAGACGGTGCTGAAGCTCTCGACGCAGGAAGCCCTGATCGTCACCCTTCTGGTGGCGGTCATGAATTTCATCTGGAATCCGGTCGGCGGCGCGGTATCCGACCGTATCGGCCGCAAGCCGGTGCTGCTGACAATTGCCTGCCTCGCGCTTGTGACAGCCTACCCCGTGCTGAACTGGCTTGTCGCCGCGCCGACCTTCGGCAAGATGCTGGCGGTCGAAATGATGTTCTCGTTCTATTTCGGCGTCTACAGCGGCACCATGCTGGGCGCGCTGGTCGAGGTGGTGCCGGCGCATGTCCGCACCACCTGCTTCTCGCTGGCCTTTGCCCTCGCCGCCGGCCTGTTCGGCACCTTCACGCCGTTCGCCTCGACCTGGCTGATCGACCACACCGGCGACAAGGCCTCTCCCGGCTACTGGCTCATGTGCGCTGCGGCGCTTGGCATCGTGGCCGCCCTCGTCATCTATCGCGGCGGCAAGACCATCGCGACGCGAGACGTCGTGCCCGCATAA
- a CDS encoding transcriptional regulator GcvA, which yields MTVRLPSLNGLRAFEAAARHLSFTQAASELNVTQTAISHQIKRLEEELGIPLFVRQNRALTLTPQATDYLPGIRAAFNDLRLATDRLLRKDDDHVLTVSTLASLAAKWLLPRLTAFQEEHHGIDVRITTSTSLVDFQRDNVDAAIRYGRGQWPGLRADWLMADELFPVCSPSLLKGNKPLKCPEDLKDHVLLHTSNANSDDWRLWLWAAGLPADFSKQPGVTFDMIFMTVQAAIDGLGVAMGRTAYVQEDIARGRLVVPFKITLPVDAGFYLVSPAGRTDPPKLSAFRQWLVASAQTKP from the coding sequence ATGACCGTCAGGCTGCCCTCGCTGAATGGATTGCGCGCCTTCGAGGCCGCGGCCCGGCATTTGAGCTTCACCCAGGCGGCGTCCGAGCTGAATGTGACGCAGACCGCGATCAGCCATCAGATCAAGCGGCTGGAGGAGGAGCTAGGAATCCCCCTGTTCGTCCGCCAGAACCGCGCGCTGACCCTGACGCCGCAGGCCACGGATTACCTCCCCGGCATCCGCGCCGCATTCAACGATCTCAGGCTTGCCACCGACCGGCTGCTGCGCAAGGACGACGACCATGTGCTGACGGTCTCGACGCTGGCGTCGCTGGCCGCCAAGTGGCTTTTGCCCCGGCTGACCGCGTTCCAGGAAGAACATCACGGCATCGACGTGCGCATCACCACCTCGACCAGCCTGGTCGATTTCCAGCGCGACAATGTCGACGCCGCGATCCGCTACGGCCGGGGCCAATGGCCAGGGCTGCGCGCCGACTGGCTGATGGCGGACGAATTGTTCCCGGTGTGCAGCCCGAGCCTGCTGAAGGGCAACAAGCCGCTGAAATGCCCTGAGGACCTCAAAGACCATGTGCTGCTGCACACCTCTAACGCCAACAGCGACGACTGGCGGCTGTGGCTGTGGGCGGCGGGTCTGCCGGCCGATTTTTCCAAACAGCCCGGCGTGACCTTCGACATGATCTTCATGACCGTGCAGGCCGCGATCGACGGCCTCGGCGTCGCGATGGGCCGCACCGCCTATGTGCAGGAAGACATCGCCAGGGGCCGGCTCGTGGTTCCCTTCAAGATCACGCTGCCGGTCGACGCCGGATTCTATCTGGTCTCGCCGGCCGGACGAACCGACCCGCCGAAACTGTCGGCGTTCCGGCAATGGCTGGTGGCCTCGGCGCAAACCAAGCCCTGA
- a CDS encoding DUF1127 domain-containing protein, protein MSTFTHDSMINHHGQGVLAELAETVHVWRQRYEARRELAQWSDRDLHDIGLSSGDAIFETSKPFWQA, encoded by the coding sequence ATGTCCACTTTTACGCATGATTCGATGATAAATCATCATGGACAGGGCGTATTGGCCGAGCTGGCCGAGACCGTCCATGTCTGGCGGCAGCGCTACGAGGCGCGCCGCGAGCTGGCGCAGTGGTCCGACCGGGATCTCCACGACATCGGCCTGTCCTCGGGCGATGCCATCTTCGAGACCTCAAAGCCGTTCTGGCAGGCCTAG
- a CDS encoding GNAT family N-acetyltransferase: MTTLRFDDLKQYSDTLRSRSGEAVTVRFVEPRDAEPLQAYFRSLTTRSRYNRFLGAMRELPATLLAHFIHVGEAEQFSAVATMMFDGYETIVGEVRYAFHAETSSIEFGLSVDDRWQGHGIGKALLKNLECRAASFGAERIFGDTLRSNESMISLARKAGYAFAQSPGDWKLVRFEKQIDIQPRDIPCASWKLAAASRQFAIPPLAS; the protein is encoded by the coding sequence ATGACAACCCTGCGTTTCGACGATCTCAAGCAGTATTCCGACACGCTGCGCTCGCGTAGCGGCGAGGCGGTCACCGTTCGTTTCGTCGAACCGCGCGACGCTGAGCCGCTGCAGGCCTATTTCCGTTCGCTCACGACCCGCTCACGCTACAACCGCTTCCTCGGCGCGATGCGCGAATTGCCGGCGACGCTGCTCGCGCACTTCATTCATGTCGGCGAGGCCGAGCAGTTCAGCGCGGTCGCAACCATGATGTTCGATGGTTACGAGACCATCGTCGGCGAAGTCCGCTATGCCTTCCACGCCGAGACGTCGAGCATCGAATTCGGCCTGTCGGTCGACGACCGCTGGCAGGGTCACGGCATCGGCAAGGCGCTGTTGAAAAATCTCGAATGCCGCGCGGCATCGTTCGGTGCCGAGCGCATCTTTGGTGACACGCTGCGTTCGAACGAGTCGATGATCAGCCTCGCCCGCAAGGCCGGCTACGCCTTCGCGCAAAGCCCCGGCGACTGGAAGCTGGTGCGCTTCGAAAAGCAGATCGATATCCAGCCGCGCGACATTCCCTGCGCAAGCTGGAAACTCGCCGCCGCCTCCCGTCAGTTCGCAATCCCTCCTCTTGCGAGCTGA
- a CDS encoding enoyl-CoA hydratase produces MTTETKIDTGTDELLCVIRDRVAIITLNRPEARNAMSDNLTPALRNMIKACGENPDVGVLLLTGAGTAFCAGGNVKGMGANRDKNKLAMSHDERVADLQERQRLLTGALVSVRKPTIAALPGPAVGAGLALAMACDMRIAAQSAFLSTGYLKVGLSGDYGIAWLLTRLVGTSRARELMFTCERVDAARCEAIGLVNRVVPDDKLQAEAFALAKSIADGPTIAIRYMKDNLDEALMFDFATARDHEAERMVRCQVTSDHKEAVQAFVEKRKAVFKGA; encoded by the coding sequence ATGACCACCGAGACCAAGATCGACACCGGCACCGACGAATTGCTGTGCGTGATCCGCGACCGCGTCGCCATCATCACGCTGAACCGCCCCGAGGCCCGCAACGCGATGTCGGATAATCTGACGCCGGCCTTGCGCAACATGATCAAGGCCTGCGGCGAGAACCCCGACGTCGGCGTGCTGCTGCTGACCGGCGCCGGCACCGCGTTCTGCGCCGGCGGCAACGTCAAGGGCATGGGCGCCAACCGCGACAAGAACAAGCTGGCAATGTCCCACGACGAGCGGGTCGCCGACCTTCAGGAGCGGCAGCGCCTCTTGACCGGCGCGCTGGTCTCGGTGCGCAAGCCGACCATTGCAGCATTGCCCGGCCCCGCGGTCGGCGCCGGCCTGGCGCTCGCCATGGCCTGCGACATGCGGATCGCCGCGCAATCGGCATTCCTTTCCACCGGCTATCTCAAGGTCGGCCTGAGCGGTGACTACGGCATCGCGTGGCTGCTGACCCGGCTGGTCGGCACCTCGCGGGCGCGGGAACTGATGTTCACCTGCGAGCGGGTCGATGCCGCAAGATGCGAGGCGATCGGCCTTGTGAACCGCGTGGTCCCGGACGACAAGCTGCAGGCGGAGGCGTTCGCGCTCGCCAAATCGATCGCCGACGGACCGACGATCGCGATTCGCTACATGAAGGACAATCTCGACGAAGCCTTGATGTTCGATTTCGCCACCGCGCGCGATCATGAAGCCGAGCGCATGGTCCGCTGCCAGGTGACATCAGATCACAAGGAAGCGGTGCAGGCGTTTGTCGAGAAGCGCAAGGCGGTGTTCAAGGGGGCTTGA
- a CDS encoding SDR family NAD(P)-dependent oxidoreductase, with protein sequence MESPKYKNALIVGAGEGLSASLARLFSREGIKVALAARKIEKLGALCTETGARAFACDATSAEDVERLFGLVEREIGAPDLVVYNASGRARGAFIDLAPADVAQAIAVSAFGGFLVAQQAVQRMLPNKHGAILFTGASASVKGYAQSAPFAMGKFALRGLAQSMARELSPQGIHIAHFVIDGGIRSAARTEPADRPDSMLDPDAIALSYWNVLQQPRSAWTWELELRPWVEKF encoded by the coding sequence ATGGAATCGCCGAAATACAAGAACGCGCTGATCGTCGGCGCCGGAGAAGGCCTGAGCGCATCGCTGGCGCGGCTGTTTTCGCGCGAGGGCATCAAGGTCGCGCTCGCCGCCCGCAAGATCGAGAAGCTCGGCGCGCTCTGCACCGAGACCGGCGCCCGCGCCTTTGCCTGCGACGCCACCAGTGCGGAGGATGTCGAGCGGCTGTTCGGCCTGGTCGAACGCGAGATCGGCGCGCCTGACCTTGTCGTCTACAATGCCAGCGGGCGGGCGCGCGGCGCCTTCATCGATCTGGCGCCGGCAGACGTCGCGCAGGCGATCGCGGTCTCGGCGTTCGGCGGCTTTCTGGTGGCGCAGCAGGCGGTGCAACGCATGCTGCCGAACAAGCACGGCGCCATCCTGTTCACCGGCGCTTCCGCCAGCGTCAAGGGCTATGCGCAATCGGCGCCGTTCGCGATGGGCAAGTTCGCGCTGCGCGGGCTCGCCCAGAGCATGGCGCGCGAATTGTCGCCGCAGGGCATCCACATCGCACATTTCGTCATCGACGGCGGTATCCGCAGCGCAGCCCGAACCGAGCCCGCTGACCGACCGGACTCGATGCTCGATCCCGATGCCATTGCGCTAAGCTACTGGAATGTGCTGCAACAGCCGCGCAGCGCCTGGACCTGGGAGCTGGAACTGCGGCCATGGGTCGAGAAGTTTTAG
- a CDS encoding glutathione S-transferase family protein, with protein MADGYRIIGAEMSPYSVKVRSYFRYKGIPHQWVLRNAASQPEFEKFAKMPIIPLVVTPDGTGIQDSTPIIDRIEKLHPEASIHPGEPVTQFISALIEEFGDEWGNKWMFHYRWGRDVDQISSAGRIARMRAPGASEQEHDAFTAQVRARMVDRVWFVGSNATTAPQIETGFREMLGLLDAHLATRPYLFGGRPAYGDFGLWGQFYEMWTDPTVGGLIGGGAPHVLDWVHRMLWPRNEGAFETWSALAPTLMPILTKQVGRQFWTWTLANEKALADGKDEFSVTLGDKVWIQKPQKYHARSLGMLRAKYAGIADKRDLDLILAAAGCLAGLRA; from the coding sequence ATGGCGGACGGATATCGCATCATCGGCGCCGAAATGTCGCCCTACTCCGTCAAGGTCCGCTCCTATTTCCGCTACAAGGGAATTCCGCATCAATGGGTGTTGCGCAATGCGGCAAGCCAGCCGGAATTCGAGAAATTCGCCAAAATGCCGATCATCCCGCTGGTGGTAACGCCTGACGGTACTGGCATCCAGGATTCCACGCCGATCATCGACCGGATCGAGAAGCTTCACCCCGAAGCATCGATTCATCCCGGCGAGCCCGTCACGCAGTTCATCTCCGCGCTGATCGAGGAGTTCGGCGATGAGTGGGGCAACAAATGGATGTTCCACTACCGCTGGGGCCGTGACGTCGATCAGATCTCCTCGGCCGGCCGCATTGCGCGGATGCGCGCGCCCGGGGCCAGCGAGCAGGAGCATGATGCGTTCACGGCGCAGGTGCGGGCACGCATGGTCGACCGGGTCTGGTTCGTCGGCTCGAATGCCACGACCGCGCCGCAGATCGAGACCGGCTTCCGGGAAATGCTCGGGTTGCTCGACGCGCATCTGGCGACGCGCCCCTATCTGTTCGGCGGACGGCCGGCCTACGGCGACTTTGGCCTCTGGGGCCAGTTCTATGAGATGTGGACCGATCCGACCGTGGGTGGCTTGATCGGCGGCGGCGCGCCGCATGTGCTCGACTGGGTGCACCGCATGCTGTGGCCGCGGAACGAAGGCGCGTTCGAAACATGGAGCGCACTGGCGCCGACCCTGATGCCGATCCTGACCAAGCAGGTGGGGCGGCAATTCTGGACCTGGACATTGGCCAACGAGAAGGCGCTGGCGGACGGCAAGGACGAGTTCAGCGTCACCCTCGGCGACAAGGTCTGGATCCAGAAGCCGCAAAAATATCACGCCCGTTCGCTCGGCATGCTCCGCGCCAAATACGCTGGGATCGCCGACAAGCGGGATCTCGACCTGATCCTGGCCGCGGCGGGTTGCCTCGCGGGATTGCGCGCCTAG
- a CDS encoding acyl-CoA dehydrogenase family protein: MQPLKQERAAASANQPGLLAPDTTGMNFYRADPALTDLLKLHLPDALFRHIEPHLDRLGGLAGGYLDECARLADRHTPVLHQRDRFGRDSQYIEYHPAYRELEKAAFGEFGIHALSIRKGIMGWPDKYPVVAKHAFTFLFNQTEFGMGCPINVTDGCAKLLNNFGSDALKARYLDGLTQTDMSKLTQGGQFMTEKEGGSDVGTLTTTAVQEGDHWRLTGEKWFCSNADAEVVMLLARPEGAGPGTRGVGLFLMPRRLEDGSQNHYRIVRLKDKLGTRSMASGEIKLEGAIAYAVGKLDRGFVQMAEMVNSSRLSNGVKSTALMRRAHHDAMTVARNRVVFGQRIIDLPLARRQLMKIMLPTEQALSMSFLTADALDRAEAGSQDAAALLRILTPTLKFRATRDARKVCGDALEMRGGIGYIEEFATARLLRDAHLGSIWEGTGNIVAIDALKRAVGRHGADAALAADLHARLDDSANVPQAWRNRLGDLADRAIGFAREVAARSDNEGDARRATSLLYHVASAVALAWEGGRIHEMRGDARRLLLSRMVIDHRVSPSDPFQLTESPAQRAITGHLLDERAIGMAEVGELLTAA; encoded by the coding sequence ATGCAGCCACTCAAGCAGGAACGCGCGGCAGCCTCAGCCAATCAGCCGGGCTTGCTCGCACCGGACACAACGGGGATGAATTTCTACCGGGCCGATCCGGCGCTGACGGATCTGCTCAAGCTGCATCTTCCCGATGCGCTGTTTCGCCATATCGAACCGCATCTCGATCGCCTCGGCGGACTGGCTGGCGGCTATCTCGACGAATGCGCGCGGCTGGCCGACCGGCACACGCCGGTGCTGCATCAGCGCGACCGCTTCGGGCGCGATTCCCAGTACATCGAATATCATCCGGCCTATCGCGAACTGGAGAAGGCTGCCTTCGGCGAGTTCGGTATTCACGCGTTGTCGATCCGCAAGGGCATCATGGGCTGGCCGGACAAGTATCCCGTCGTCGCCAAGCACGCCTTTACGTTCCTGTTCAACCAGACCGAATTCGGCATGGGCTGCCCGATCAACGTCACCGACGGTTGCGCAAAGCTCTTGAATAATTTCGGCAGCGACGCCCTGAAGGCGCGCTATCTCGACGGCCTGACCCAGACCGACATGAGCAAGCTGACCCAGGGCGGTCAGTTCATGACCGAGAAGGAAGGCGGCTCCGACGTCGGCACGCTGACCACGACAGCCGTGCAGGAAGGCGATCATTGGCGGCTCACCGGCGAGAAATGGTTCTGCTCCAATGCTGACGCCGAAGTGGTGATGCTGCTGGCGCGGCCGGAAGGTGCCGGCCCCGGTACGCGCGGCGTCGGGCTGTTCCTGATGCCGCGGCGGTTGGAGGACGGTTCGCAAAACCACTACCGGATCGTGCGTTTGAAGGACAAGCTCGGCACCCGCTCGATGGCCTCGGGCGAGATCAAGCTGGAAGGCGCGATTGCGTATGCGGTCGGCAAACTCGATCGCGGCTTCGTGCAGATGGCCGAGATGGTGAACTCGTCCAGGCTCTCCAACGGCGTCAAATCCACCGCGCTGATGCGGCGGGCGCATCATGACGCGATGACGGTGGCGAGAAACCGCGTCGTGTTCGGCCAGCGCATCATCGACCTGCCGCTGGCGCGGCGGCAGTTGATGAAGATCATGCTGCCGACCGAGCAGGCGCTGTCGATGAGCTTCCTCACCGCCGATGCGCTGGACCGTGCCGAGGCCGGCAGCCAGGATGCGGCGGCGCTATTGCGTATCCTGACCCCGACCCTGAAATTCCGCGCCACCCGCGACGCCCGCAAGGTGTGCGGCGATGCGCTGGAGATGCGCGGCGGCATCGGTTACATCGAGGAATTCGCCACCGCGCGGCTGCTGCGCGATGCCCATCTCGGTTCGATCTGGGAAGGCACCGGCAACATCGTCGCGATCGATGCGCTGAAACGCGCGGTCGGCCGCCACGGCGCCGATGCCGCGCTCGCCGCCGACCTGCACGCCCGGCTCGACGACAGCGCCAACGTGCCGCAGGCCTGGCGCAATCGTCTGGGCGACCTTGCCGATCGCGCGATCGGCTTTGCCCGTGAGGTTGCCGCCCGTTCCGACAATGAGGGCGACGCCCGGCGCGCGACCAGTCTTCTGTATCATGTCGCCAGCGCGGTCGCGCTGGCCTGGGAAGGCGGCCGCATTCACGAGATGCGCGGCGACGCGAGGCGGCTCTTGCTGTCGCGCATGGTGATCGACCATCGCGTGTCCCCGAGCGATCCGTTCCAACTGACGGAAAGTCCCGCGCAACGTGCGATCACCGGGCACCTGCTCGACGAGCGCGCGATCGGCATGGCCGAGGTTGGCGAATTGCTTACGGCAGCATAG
- a CDS encoding Zn-dependent alcohol dehydrogenase: MKAAVLFEVNKPLQIEDVSVPNPGPREVLIRTRVAGLCHSDLHFMEGLYPHPLPAVLGHESAGVVEKVGSDVTYVKPGDHVVTCLSVFCGTCDNCTTGRTVLCTDTTVKMLPGASNRLSWARSEKLNQFLNLSSFAEQMLVHENAIVKIRKDMPLELAALIGCGVITGYGAVVNTAGVKAGETVAVIGCGGVGMAAINGAAIAGAGRIIAIDTNPAKLQLATKLGATDIVDPRNGDVVQQVRDLTNGGVQHSFEVLGRKETAEQSFAMLAAGGTATIVGMIPFGQKIELHGFDFLRERRIQGSSMGSNHFRVDMPRLIEFYMRGKLHLEDWISAKLKLSEINEGFANMKAGKTLRSVIMFDA; encoded by the coding sequence ATGAAGGCCGCCGTACTGTTTGAAGTCAACAAGCCGCTGCAGATCGAGGATGTCAGTGTGCCGAATCCCGGTCCGCGCGAAGTCCTGATCCGCACCCGCGTCGCCGGCCTCTGTCACTCCGACCTGCACTTCATGGAAGGGCTGTATCCGCACCCGCTGCCCGCGGTGCTCGGTCACGAATCCGCCGGGGTCGTCGAGAAGGTCGGCTCCGATGTCACCTATGTGAAGCCCGGCGATCACGTCGTGACGTGCCTGTCGGTGTTCTGCGGCACCTGCGACAACTGCACCACCGGCCGCACCGTGCTGTGCACCGACACCACCGTGAAGATGCTGCCGGGCGCTTCCAACCGGCTGTCCTGGGCGCGCTCGGAGAAACTCAACCAGTTCCTCAACCTGTCGTCGTTCGCCGAGCAGATGCTGGTGCACGAAAACGCCATCGTCAAAATCCGGAAAGACATGCCGCTGGAGTTGGCGGCGCTGATCGGCTGCGGCGTCATCACCGGCTACGGCGCGGTGGTCAACACCGCGGGCGTCAAGGCCGGTGAAACCGTCGCCGTAATCGGCTGCGGCGGCGTCGGCATGGCGGCGATCAACGGCGCGGCGATTGCCGGCGCCGGCCGCATCATCGCGATCGACACCAATCCGGCCAAGCTGCAGCTCGCCACCAAGTTAGGCGCCACCGACATCGTAGATCCCCGCAACGGCGACGTGGTGCAGCAGGTGCGCGACCTCACCAATGGCGGCGTGCAGCATTCCTTCGAAGTGCTGGGACGGAAAGAGACCGCGGAACAGTCGTTCGCCATGCTGGCGGCCGGCGGCACTGCAACCATCGTCGGCATGATCCCGTTCGGCCAGAAGATCGAATTGCACGGCTTCGATTTCCTGCGCGAGCGCCGCATCCAGGGTTCGTCGATGGGTTCAAATCATTTCCGCGTCGACATGCCCCGACTCATCGAATTCTACATGCGTGGCAAGCTGCATCTGGAAGACTGGATTTCGGCCAAGCTGAAGCTTTCCGAGATCAACGAGGGCTTTGCCAACATGAAGGCCGGCAAGACGCTGCGCAGCGTGATCATGTTTGACGCGTGA
- a CDS encoding nuclear transport factor 2 family protein, whose protein sequence is MSGDLDQLTALNRDYVASVQNCDVRRFDEILAAEFYCSNPDKTLVDRAAFLKQTAVPVTIRNLREYDVKIRILGDFAIIHAATSYTTADGTQANGRYTDCWARQNGKWLAVSAHVSR, encoded by the coding sequence ATGTCCGGCGATCTCGATCAACTCACCGCACTCAACCGCGACTATGTCGCCTCAGTGCAGAATTGCGACGTCAGGCGCTTCGACGAAATCCTGGCGGCGGAGTTCTACTGCTCCAATCCCGACAAGACGCTGGTCGACCGCGCAGCATTCCTGAAGCAGACGGCCGTGCCGGTGACGATCAGGAACCTCAGAGAATACGACGTGAAGATTCGCATCCTCGGCGACTTCGCTATCATCCACGCCGCCACCAGCTATACGACCGCGGACGGCACGCAGGCGAACGGGCGTTATACCGATTGCTGGGCCAGGCAGAACGGCAAGTGGCTCGCGGTGTCCGCGCACGTGTCGCGGTAA